In Helicobacter mastomyrinus, a single genomic region encodes these proteins:
- a CDS encoding c-type cytochrome yields MTEHRIKSIKARRISLSIQFIPILIAFVWLILCIPSAYGAPSFDFSVANSLESGGNLYKRACAHCHGKTGELIPPGDKASRPIAGMRKNTLVRILNAYRDGIANGGGASGTMSAALMRYKFTDQDIEDIAFYLESLRGQQEREYTREEALAIARERARRRAEEQKSRRDNFIVLTKAESVAEVSCQCPAQHIAQAIAPQPIAKPKTFKGYYYQVAAYRGEVPKDIMDKIAKYPYIVHISQDGGKPLYRYLIGAYDTYNDTKRDKQTITFLTKTTHVQRNMQPIVRYLDGNNTLREVLEDGSLGGSIARGVNVFHGKSAPTHNPAPTLPFFRNIETPRKGEQAEEGEADTGYYYVFATHDKDISKEALDYIAEQSYVFFKTQNVDSTAKFIDGYYYILATYEGEVPNGTLQNIAKYPYALYRANGYIYIMMGQFKTKAAMRSYAKIAQEITDIIHAPQNQKETPRVAHIKDKKMTIEETITQSTEYKQTRF; encoded by the coding sequence ATGACGGAACACCGCATCAAATCTATAAAAGCGCGACGTATATCCTTATCAATACAATTTATACCTATACTTATAGCTTTTGTTTGGCTAATTTTATGTATTCCATCAGCTTATGGAGCCCCAAGCTTCGATTTTTCGGTAGCGAACTCACTTGAAAGCGGTGGAAACCTCTACAAGAGAGCTTGTGCGCACTGTCATGGCAAAACAGGAGAGCTTATACCTCCGGGAGATAAAGCAAGCAGACCCATTGCTGGTATGAGAAAAAATACTTTGGTGCGAATCTTAAATGCCTACAGAGATGGTATAGCTAATGGTGGTGGCGCAAGTGGAACAATGAGCGCAGCCCTTATGCGGTATAAATTTACCGATCAAGATATAGAAGATATAGCTTTTTATCTAGAATCCCTTAGGGGACAACAAGAACGGGAATATACCCGAGAAGAGGCTTTGGCGATAGCTAGAGAAAGAGCGCGCAGAAGAGCAGAAGAGCAGAAGAGCAGAAGAGATAATTTCATTGTTTTAACAAAAGCAGAGAGTGTCGCGGAAGTTTCGTGTCAGTGTCCAGCTCAGCATATTGCTCAAGCCATAGCTCCACAGCCAATTGCAAAGCCCAAGACATTTAAGGGGTATTATTACCAAGTGGCTGCATATAGAGGCGAGGTGCCCAAAGATATTATGGATAAAATTGCTAAATATCCCTATATCGTGCATATTAGTCAAGATGGCGGTAAGCCCCTTTATCGTTACCTTATTGGTGCGTATGATACCTACAATGATACTAAAAGAGATAAGCAAACTATAACATTTCTTACTAAAACCACACACGTACAACGTAATATGCAGCCTATAGTGCGCTATCTTGATGGAAATAACACATTAAGAGAGGTGCTAGAAGATGGTTCGTTAGGGGGAAGTATTGCTAGAGGTGTTAATGTCTTTCACGGGAAATCAGCACCTACACATAATCCTGCCCCCACTTTACCATTCTTTAGAAATATAGAAACTCCTCGCAAGGGTGAGCAAGCAGAAGAAGGCGAAGCCGATACAGGATATTATTATGTATTTGCTACGCACGATAAGGATATATCCAAAGAAGCGCTTGATTATATTGCGGAGCAATCTTATGTCTTTTTTAAGACTCAAAATGTCGATTCAACTGCCAAGTTTATAGATGGATATTACTATATCCTTGCTACATATGAGGGAGAGGTGCCTAATGGCACCTTGCAAAATATTGCGAAATATCCATACGCCTTATATCGAGCTAATGGCTATATATACATTATGATGGGGCAATTCAAAACAAAAGCGGCTATGCGTTCCTATGCAAAAATTGCACAAGAAATAACAGATATTATACACGCTCCGCAAAATCAAAAAGAAACACCTCGAGTCGCACATATAAAAGACAAGAAAATGACTATTGAAGAGACGATAACACAATCAACGGAATACAAACAAACTCGCTTTTGA
- a CDS encoding asparaginase domain-containing protein gives MQYISNKPHIMIIATGGTIAGKMNKTDSTTTNYTSGIYTIDTLFSSIPQIHSLAHIHTTQLCNIDSADMSDDIWLSLARCVNKTLSNTLYNAVIITHGTDTMEESAFFLHLVCKSHKPIIFTGAMRAFDSIDWDGGKNLYNALLLAIHRDSQQ, from the coding sequence ATGCAATATATAAGCAATAAGCCACATATTATGATTATAGCTACGGGTGGGACAATTGCCGGTAAGATGAATAAAACAGATTCTACAACTACCAACTATACAAGTGGCATATATACAATAGATACTCTGTTTTCTTCTATTCCACAAATCCACTCTCTTGCTCATATCCATACCACACAGCTATGCAATATCGATAGTGCCGATATGAGTGATGATATATGGCTTTCTCTCGCACGATGTGTCAATAAAACACTTTCAAATACCTTATATAATGCTGTAATCATTACTCACGGCACAGATACGATGGAAGAGAGCGCATTTTTCTTACATTTAGTTTGCAAAAGCCATAAGCCTATTATTTTTACTGGAGCGATGAGAGCATTTGATAGCATAGATTGGGATGGAGGTAAAAATCTTTATAATGCCTTGCTTCTAGCTATTCATAGGGATTCCCAACAATAA
- the pseF gene encoding pseudaminic acid cytidylyltransferase, with protein MRKIALIPARSGSKRIPHKNIKLFCGKPIIAYPIQTALESSIFDEVIVSTDSQAIAQIAQEYGAKVPFMRPKELSDDFTPTSSVAAHAIRMLHLKSDDMLCVIYPTAPLLQIDTLKEGLESLLKDNSKQFSFCAVMYEYNPMRSFYIRDDGIEMLFPAQYLIRSQDLEPLFHDAGQFYWGRASAWIENLPIFAPHSHAIVVSPYQAQDIDVLADWELAEMKYKIAYDKLEQDK; from the coding sequence ATGAGAAAAATCGCCCTTATCCCAGCACGAAGTGGGAGCAAGAGAATCCCGCATAAAAATATCAAGCTCTTTTGTGGCAAGCCTATCATTGCCTATCCTATCCAAACTGCTTTAGAATCTAGCATTTTTGATGAAGTAATCGTTAGTACAGATTCTCAAGCAATCGCGCAAATCGCTCAAGAATATGGTGCAAAAGTGCCTTTTATGCGTCCAAAGGAATTAAGCGATGATTTTACCCCCACATCTTCAGTTGCTGCCCACGCCATTCGAATGCTTCATCTTAAAAGTGATGATATGCTTTGTGTGATTTACCCTACCGCACCGCTTTTGCAGATAGATACGCTTAAAGAAGGCTTAGAATCCTTGCTTAAAGATAACTCAAAACAATTTAGCTTTTGTGCTGTAATGTATGAGTATAATCCTATGAGGAGCTTTTACATCCGTGATGATGGTATAGAAATGCTTTTTCCCGCGCAATATCTCATACGTTCGCAAGATTTAGAGCCACTTTTTCACGATGCAGGGCAGTTTTATTGGGGGAGGGCAAGCGCGTGGATAGAGAATCTACCTATTTTTGCCCCGCATTCACACGCCATAGTAGTCTCTCCCTATCAAGCTCAAGATATTGATGTTCTAGCAGATTGGGAACTTGCAGAAATGAAATATAAGATAGCTTATGATAAGCTTGAACAGGATAAATGA
- the flgH gene encoding flagellar basal body L-ring protein FlgH: MRAQGIYALSVFILFIVFANQGFSFEASIDFNAPDWVEERESADNDIPELPRAGSLFGGGDKPLFADRRAMKPDDLITIVINESANANFNSTKNYNGASGGNVTPPSIEYTGNDEEHKQLVQELNDQAAYNLTKANNTSNFQGGGSQNRSEALNATITARIVKVLDNNTYFIHGRREVLVDGEKQILEVSGVVRSFDINKDNVVQSKHIANAKIAYTALGPISDTNRKKPMSDGIESLYPF; encoded by the coding sequence ATGCGCGCACAAGGGATTTACGCATTAAGTGTGTTTATTTTGTTTATCGTTTTTGCCAATCAAGGCTTTAGCTTTGAAGCGAGTATTGACTTTAATGCACCCGATTGGGTAGAGGAGCGGGAATCTGCGGATAATGACATACCCGAATTGCCACGAGCAGGAAGTTTGTTTGGCGGTGGGGATAAACCGCTATTTGCTGATAGACGTGCGATGAAGCCAGATGACTTAATTACAATTGTTATTAACGAAAGTGCTAATGCGAATTTCAACAGCACGAAAAACTATAATGGTGCAAGTGGTGGGAATGTAACGCCCCCATCGATTGAATACACAGGTAATGATGAGGAGCATAAGCAGCTTGTGCAAGAGCTAAACGACCAAGCCGCCTATAATTTGACAAAGGCAAACAATACTTCAAATTTTCAAGGTGGCGGTTCGCAAAATCGCAGCGAAGCTCTCAATGCTACTATTACAGCGCGTATTGTCAAGGTGCTAGATAATAATACCTACTTCATACACGGCAGACGTGAGGTGCTTGTCGATGGGGAAAAGCAGATTCTAGAAGTTAGCGGCGTGGTGCGTTCATTTGATATCAATAAAGACAATGTCGTGCAAAGTAAGCATATCGCAAATGCCAAAATCGCTTATACTGCACTTGGTCCTATTAGCGATACCAATCGCAAAAAGCCAATGAGTGATGGGATAGAATCGCTCTATCCGTTCTAA
- a CDS encoding beta-ketoacyl-ACP synthase III, with protein MYASLKSIASYIPPTCISNTDFEKVLETSDEWITKRTGIKTRYFAQSHQQTSDLAYEAGKLAMERANVKPQDIDAVIVATLSPDYLTMPSTACITAFKLGIENKPAFDISAACSGFIYLLCLAKSFIESGTFRQILIIGAEKLSSVLDFSDRSTCVLFGDGAGACVIGSTEDKNAAILDVHLGANGRYQDFLCTPRTHTSFGQEIEIARSCVQMKGNEIFKLAVKTLVADVDEILKANALQPQDVSFFIPHQANLRIINAVGENLNFSKEQIIISVQKYGNTSAASIPMAMNDLYMQKQLKYGDLMLLDAFGGGLTWGSALVYFGGK; from the coding sequence ATGTATGCCTCACTTAAATCTATCGCCTCATATATCCCACCTACTTGCATAAGTAATACTGATTTTGAAAAAGTGCTTGAAACAAGCGATGAGTGGATTACCAAGCGCACAGGCATTAAAACGCGCTATTTTGCCCAAAGTCATCAGCAAACAAGTGATTTAGCTTATGAAGCGGGGAAACTTGCAATGGAGCGCGCTAATGTCAAGCCCCAAGATATTGATGCGGTGATTGTGGCGACTTTAAGCCCTGATTATCTCACTATGCCTAGCACAGCATGTATCACTGCTTTTAAACTCGGTATTGAAAACAAACCTGCTTTTGATATTAGCGCGGCGTGCAGCGGGTTTATCTACCTGCTATGCTTGGCTAAATCATTTATAGAATCTGGCACATTTAGGCAGATTCTTATTATCGGGGCGGAAAAACTAAGCTCGGTGCTGGATTTTAGTGATAGAAGCACTTGCGTGCTTTTTGGCGATGGGGCAGGGGCTTGTGTGATAGGTAGCACAGAGGATAAAAACGCGGCAATCCTTGATGTGCATTTGGGCGCAAATGGCAGGTATCAAGACTTTCTTTGCACTCCACGCACACACACATCTTTTGGGCAGGAAATAGAGATAGCGCGCTCCTGTGTGCAAATGAAAGGTAATGAGATATTTAAGCTCGCTGTAAAAACGCTTGTGGCTGATGTAGATGAGATTCTTAAAGCTAATGCTTTGCAGCCACAAGATGTGTCATTCTTTATCCCTCACCAAGCAAATTTGCGTATTATCAACGCTGTGGGAGAAAATCTCAATTTTAGTAAAGAGCAGATTATCATCAGTGTGCAAAAATATGGCAATACCTCTGCAGCTTCTATTCCTATGGCAATGAATGATCTTTATATGCAAAAGCAGCTTAAATATGGGGATTTAATGCTGCTTGATGCCTTTGGTGGTGGGCTCACCTGGGGTTCTGCTCTTGTGTATTTTGGCGGGAAGTAG
- the plsX gene encoding phosphate acyltransferase PlsX, translating to MVKVAIDVMGADNGVTPIVEGIMQALKTRDFNAVIVGDEAQITPLIPSSLKNRVEIVHCTDYIRMEESASSATKRTESSIFKAIELLRNGDVSALVSPGHSGATMSLATLKIGRIKGISRPAICTIMPNITDTPSVILDAGANTDCKSEYLEDFAIMGYEYAKNVIGLKEPRVGLLSNGEEDNKGNELTKAAFKLLKPYSFFKGNVEGRDIFNGSIDVIVCDGFSGNLVLKASEGVASAISVVLKKEIKSCICSIFGAFFLRGVFRRLKKKMDHSEYGGAPLLGVQKVVIISHGSSNARAIECAIYQALHAIESDICAKLAQAFASIKTIQE from the coding sequence ATGGTAAAAGTAGCCATTGATGTTATGGGTGCGGACAATGGTGTAACGCCCATAGTTGAGGGTATTATGCAGGCATTAAAAACACGAGATTTTAATGCGGTGATTGTTGGCGATGAAGCACAAATTACTCCACTTATCCCCTCCAGCCTTAAAAATCGCGTAGAGATAGTGCATTGCACAGATTATATTCGTATGGAAGAATCCGCCTCAAGCGCAACAAAACGCACAGAATCTTCGATTTTCAAAGCTATAGAATTATTAAGAAATGGTGATGTGAGTGCGCTTGTCTCACCTGGGCATAGTGGAGCGACTATGAGTCTTGCCACGCTTAAAATTGGACGTATCAAAGGTATATCTCGCCCTGCGATATGCACGATTATGCCAAATATCACAGACACACCAAGTGTGATACTTGATGCAGGGGCAAATACAGATTGTAAAAGTGAATATTTAGAGGATTTTGCAATTATGGGTTATGAATATGCAAAAAATGTCATAGGGCTTAAAGAGCCTCGTGTAGGGCTTTTAAGCAATGGAGAAGAAGACAATAAGGGTAATGAGCTCACAAAAGCTGCTTTTAAGCTCCTTAAACCCTATAGCTTTTTTAAAGGCAATGTAGAGGGGAGAGATATTTTTAATGGTAGCATTGATGTGATTGTGTGCGATGGATTCAGTGGGAATCTCGTGCTAAAAGCAAGTGAGGGTGTAGCATCAGCCATTAGCGTGGTGTTAAAAAAAGAGATTAAATCTTGTATTTGCTCGATATTTGGGGCATTCTTTTTGCGTGGTGTATTTAGACGATTAAAGAAAAAAATGGATCATAGCGAATATGGTGGTGCACCCTTACTTGGAGTACAAAAAGTGGTGATTATTAGCCACGGCAGTTCCAATGCGCGTGCGATTGAATGCGCTATCTATCAAGCTCTGCACGCTATAGAATCCGATATTTGTGCTAAACTTGCTCAAGCTTTTGCCTCTATTAAAACAATTCAAGAATAA
- the rpmF gene encoding 50S ribosomal protein L32 produces MAVPKRRVSKTRAAKRRTHYKVALAKPIKDKDGSWKMPHHISKFTGNYK; encoded by the coding sequence ATGGCAGTTCCTAAAAGACGCGTGAGTAAAACACGAGCAGCAAAAAGACGCACACATTACAAAGTGGCTCTAGCAAAACCTATCAAAGACAAAGATGGTAGCTGGAAAATGCCCCATCATATTAGCAAATTTACAGGCAATTACAAATAA
- the ndk gene encoding nucleoside-diphosphate kinase produces MEQTLSIIKPDAVKNGVIGKIIDRFESNNLRIAAAKKLQLSRTDAESFYAIHKDRPFFKDLVDFMISGPVVVMVLEGNNAVAKNRELMGATNPKEAAKGTIRADFAQSIDANAVHGSDSLENAKNEIAFFFSTREIC; encoded by the coding sequence ATGGAACAAACTCTTTCAATTATAAAGCCTGATGCTGTCAAAAACGGCGTGATTGGCAAAATCATTGACCGATTTGAAAGCAATAATCTACGTATTGCCGCGGCAAAAAAACTGCAGCTTTCCCGCACTGACGCGGAAAGCTTCTATGCGATTCATAAAGATAGACCTTTTTTTAAAGATCTGGTGGATTTTATGATAAGCGGACCAGTGGTTGTTATGGTGCTTGAGGGCAATAATGCTGTGGCAAAAAATCGTGAGCTTATGGGTGCAACTAATCCTAAAGAAGCTGCCAAAGGCACGATTAGAGCAGATTTTGCACAAAGCATTGATGCAAATGCAGTGCATGGAAGCGATAGCCTAGAAAATGCTAAAAATGAAATCGCTTTCTTTTTTAGCACAAGGGAGATTTGCTAA
- a CDS encoding ankyrin repeat domain-containing protein: MILRYVFVSLCLCNTIFGNGIQTQEDTHNPHSLEEELTLLLKVDCKQINFLKGTTKAQYKNKEAANQCVVEQNIFKAIINDDIQAYRSSLNDKWNGYFLFYMTQSPRLKITPLMLSVIFNSPHIFEFILTDAQKADSQSKNKSHLSVNQVISQSHMALGTFKLRGKVYNVHGVNALDLAAMYHRYDMFWALLHYGGEYDNPRYLLTNGIVTFGDRYILELMLRFDEDFLHNFGGGHILHFAARDGNIELLEYLIKDKQMPINTLRAGETPLDAALNAKNFQHKPQLQAAQKLIELGAKISQANQKRIDKLTKDN, translated from the coding sequence TTGATTCTGCGATATGTTTTTGTAAGCCTATGCTTATGTAATACTATCTTTGGAAATGGGATTCAAACACAAGAGGATACCCATAACCCTCATAGTCTTGAGGAAGAATTGACTTTATTGCTCAAAGTGGATTGCAAACAGATTAATTTCCTCAAAGGCACTACTAAGGCTCAATATAAAAATAAAGAGGCAGCAAACCAATGTGTGGTCGAACAAAATATATTTAAAGCTATTATCAATGATGATATACAAGCCTACCGCTCCAGTCTCAATGATAAATGGAATGGATATTTTCTATTTTACATGACACAATCCCCACGTCTTAAAATCACGCCTTTAATGCTCTCTGTGATATTTAACTCCCCACATATTTTTGAATTTATTCTTACAGATGCCCAAAAAGCAGATTCACAGAGCAAAAATAAATCGCATTTGAGTGTGAATCAAGTCATATCCCAGAGCCATATGGCACTAGGAACTTTTAAGCTGAGAGGTAAAGTCTATAATGTTCATGGTGTTAATGCACTTGATTTGGCAGCAATGTATCATCGCTATGATATGTTTTGGGCATTGCTCCATTATGGTGGAGAATATGATAACCCTAGATATCTCCTTACTAATGGTATAGTTACCTTTGGCGATAGGTATATTTTAGAGCTTATGCTACGTTTTGATGAAGATTTTTTACATAATTTTGGGGGAGGGCATATCCTACATTTTGCCGCTCGTGATGGAAATATCGAGCTATTAGAATATTTGATTAAAGATAAGCAAATGCCCATTAACACACTAAGGGCTGGAGAAACACCACTTGATGCAGCTCTTAATGCTAAAAATTTTCAGCATAAACCACAACTTCAGGCTGCTCAAAAGCTCATTGAGCTAGGCGCTAAAATTTCTCAAGCAAACCAAAAGCGCATAGATAAATTAACAAAAGATAATTAA
- a CDS encoding TOBE domain-containing protein, whose amino-acid sequence MKVSARNQLKGKIVSIEKGAVNSIVKIDIGGGNIISATISLESINELKLEVGKSAYALIKATSVMVGVE is encoded by the coding sequence ATGAAAGTAAGTGCGAGAAATCAACTTAAAGGTAAGATCGTATCAATAGAAAAAGGTGCTGTGAATAGTATTGTGAAGATTGATATTGGCGGAGGTAATATCATCTCTGCAACAATCTCTTTAGAATCTATTAATGAACTTAAGCTTGAAGTGGGTAAAAGTGCTTATGCTTTGATTAAAGCTACTTCTGTAATGGTGGGTGTGGAGTAG
- a CDS encoding AAA family ATPase, producing MQTSKSLIVGILAIVLVVLLSVVIIMRDNTQLVSAQEAQNFFMNAEAHNVSVDDEYVYFDVEDKAYRVYIHSIPPQMWSYTFPVHTKNKHFFGDILSEIGIVIVLLLGFSVLFQALRLMFFKSPAASKAPKPDIPLSRDSEAPLLDSQTIYTSMTSAVRFNDVAGISEVKEELLEIIDYLKNPKHYQRLGITLPKGVLLVGPPGVGKTMIAKAVAGEAGVPFFYQSGSSFVQIYVGMGAKRVRELFSRAKAKAPSIIFIDEIDAVGKARGNTRSDERETTLNQLLTEMDGFEDSSGVIVIAATNKMEVLDEALLRSGRFDRRIYVELPNLKEREHILELYLRGKKHELDINEIARLCVGFSGAALAALVNESALNALRRKSAVIQKEDILATKDKVLVGKKKALSLSEKEKEILALYQGAKALSAYWLEVDFDKIALVNESFRQVDKELTSKQELMAKIKVALSGNIAVQCIYQQTFSNAKDDIAKAKEIATQMCEQYGMSGRLLSDSSDVAAILDEAQTEMQDFITNSKAVLLKISQALQDRERLSKEEIKAIYESAHDER from the coding sequence ATGCAAACATCTAAAAGTCTTATAGTAGGCATTTTGGCTATTGTGTTGGTCGTGCTTTTAAGCGTGGTGATAATAATGCGCGATAATACGCAGCTTGTAAGCGCACAAGAGGCACAAAATTTCTTTATGAATGCAGAAGCGCATAATGTAAGCGTAGATGATGAATATGTGTATTTTGATGTGGAGGATAAAGCATATAGGGTCTATATTCACTCTATACCGCCGCAAATGTGGAGCTATACCTTTCCTGTGCATACCAAAAATAAGCATTTTTTTGGTGATATTTTAAGTGAGATAGGCATTGTTATTGTGCTGCTTTTGGGCTTTAGTGTGTTATTTCAAGCTTTGAGGTTAATGTTTTTTAAATCTCCTGCCGCATCTAAAGCCCCAAAGCCCGATATTCCGCTCTCACGTGATAGTGAAGCCCCTCTGCTAGATTCTCAAACCATCTATACATCTATGACAAGTGCTGTGCGATTTAACGACGTAGCAGGTATTAGCGAGGTCAAAGAAGAGCTATTAGAAATTATTGATTATCTAAAGAATCCTAAGCATTATCAAAGGTTAGGCATTACCCTGCCTAAAGGCGTGCTTTTGGTAGGTCCGCCGGGCGTGGGCAAAACGATGATAGCTAAGGCGGTAGCGGGTGAAGCGGGTGTGCCATTTTTTTATCAAAGTGGCAGCAGCTTTGTGCAAATCTATGTCGGTATGGGAGCAAAACGCGTGAGAGAGTTATTTAGCAGAGCAAAGGCAAAAGCCCCTAGCATTATTTTTATCGATGAGATTGATGCCGTAGGTAAAGCACGAGGTAACACACGTAGCGACGAGAGGGAGACTACACTTAATCAGCTTTTGACAGAGATGGATGGATTTGAAGATTCAAGTGGGGTGATTGTGATTGCAGCGACTAATAAAATGGAGGTGCTCGATGAGGCTCTGCTGCGTAGTGGGCGATTTGATAGGCGCATTTATGTAGAGCTACCTAATCTCAAGGAGAGGGAGCATATTTTAGAGCTTTATTTACGGGGAAAAAAGCACGAGCTAGATATTAATGAGATTGCAAGGCTTTGTGTAGGCTTTAGCGGTGCGGCTTTAGCGGCGTTGGTTAATGAAAGTGCGCTCAATGCACTAAGACGCAAGTCAGCCGTGATACAAAAAGAAGATATTTTGGCCACAAAAGACAAGGTGCTTGTAGGGAAGAAAAAGGCATTGAGTTTAAGCGAGAAAGAAAAGGAGATTCTAGCCCTTTATCAAGGGGCAAAGGCTTTGAGCGCGTATTGGCTAGAGGTGGATTTTGATAAAATCGCACTTGTGAATGAGAGCTTTAGACAGGTGGATAAAGAGCTTACGAGCAAACAAGAGCTTATGGCAAAAATCAAAGTTGCCCTAAGTGGCAATATTGCCGTGCAATGTATCTATCAGCAAACTTTTAGCAATGCTAAAGATGATATTGCTAAGGCAAAGGAGATAGCCACACAGATGTGTGAGCAGTATGGTATGAGTGGGAGGCTTTTGAGTGATAGTAGCGATGTGGCAGCGATTTTAGACGAGGCACAAACAGAAATGCAGGATTTTATCACTAATTCTAAAGCTGTGCTGCTGAAAATCTCTCAAGCCTTGCAAGATAGGGAGCGGCTAAGCAAAGAGGAGATAAAGGCAATTTATGAAAGCGCACACGATGAGCGATAG
- the mtaB gene encoding tRNA (N(6)-L-threonylcarbamoyladenosine(37)-C(2))-methylthiotransferase MtaB: MSEVKKVYFKTFGCRTNLFDTQVMKSSLRQFECVEDEESADVVVVNSCTVTNGADRGVRSYLHKMQKSNKKVYLTGCGVGTRGEEIFTKNLAHSVFAHSFKESIDDMLQKKQRFFYPESNNKHIDSTLIAQFANKSRAFLKIQEGCNFACSYCIIPSVRGVARSYPKDKILSQIRTLSESGISEVVLTGTNVGSYGIDLDNYNLAKLINDINTLGLLKRLRVGSLEPSQIDNELKEALEVPLMERHLHIALQHTSDSMLKIMNRLNRVESDLALFEDFAKKGFCLGSDFIIAHPGESESIWQEALEHFKRFPLTHLHPFIYSPREGTPSSTMKYHISGNVAKERLHTLKAIITQNNESFRKAHYVPLNVLCESKVASQNGFVYSGLDQFFNRMHFESQRGDLEGQWICFETYQISKEGNNANI, translated from the coding sequence TTGAGTGAAGTAAAAAAAGTATATTTTAAAACCTTTGGTTGTCGCACGAATCTTTTTGACACGCAAGTGATGAAAAGCTCTTTAAGGCAGTTTGAATGCGTGGAGGATGAGGAGAGTGCTGATGTGGTGGTAGTCAATTCCTGCACGGTTACTAATGGTGCAGATAGGGGCGTGAGAAGCTATCTGCATAAAATGCAAAAAAGTAATAAAAAGGTCTATCTTACCGGCTGTGGCGTGGGGACAAGGGGAGAGGAGATATTTACAAAGAATCTAGCACATAGTGTATTCGCCCATAGCTTTAAAGAATCTATTGATGATATGCTGCAAAAAAAACAGCGATTTTTCTACCCTGAAAGCAATAATAAACATATCGATAGCACACTCATAGCGCAATTTGCTAATAAATCACGTGCGTTTTTGAAGATTCAAGAAGGCTGTAACTTTGCTTGTAGTTATTGTATTATCCCCTCTGTGCGAGGAGTGGCGCGCTCATATCCTAAGGATAAGATTCTAAGTCAAATCCGCACTCTAAGTGAGAGTGGCATTAGCGAGGTGGTGCTTACTGGGACAAATGTCGGCAGCTATGGCATAGATTTAGATAATTACAATCTTGCAAAATTGATAAATGATATAAATACTTTGGGATTGCTTAAGCGATTGCGTGTGGGGAGTTTAGAACCTAGTCAAATCGATAATGAGCTAAAAGAAGCCCTAGAAGTACCACTTATGGAGCGGCATCTCCACATCGCCTTACAGCACACAAGCGATAGTATGTTAAAGATAATGAATCGCCTAAATCGCGTGGAGAGTGATTTAGCCTTGTTTGAGGATTTTGCTAAAAAGGGCTTTTGCTTAGGGAGTGATTTTATCATCGCGCACCCAGGAGAGAGCGAATCTATATGGCAGGAGGCATTGGAGCATTTTAAAAGATTCCCTCTTACGCATTTACACCCTTTTATTTACTCCCCACGTGAAGGCACACCATCAAGTACAATGAAATATCACATATCTGGCAATGTTGCTAAGGAGCGATTGCACACGCTTAAAGCCATCATCACACAAAACAATGAATCTTTTAGAAAGGCGCATTATGTGCCTTTAAATGTGCTATGTGAAAGCAAGGTAGCCTCTCAAAATGGCTTTGTGTATAGCGGATTGGATCAGTTTTTTAATCGTATGCACTTTGAAAGTCAAAGGGGGGATTTAGAGGGGCAGTGGATTTGCTTTGAGACATATCAAATCAGCAAGGAAGGTAATAATGCAAACATCTAA